A single region of the Anaerostipes rhamnosivorans genome encodes:
- a CDS encoding DUF6774 domain-containing protein has translation MDCSNLYFLSTIACKISECLSEDELAVLSADLMTLADMIESILARQAVCDRKVDK, from the coding sequence ATGGATTGCTCAAACCTTTACTTTCTTTCGACCATTGCCTGCAAGATTTCAGAATGTTTATCAGAAGACGAACTTGCTGTACTTTCTGCTGATTTAATGACATTAGCTGACATGATTGAGAGCATTCTTGCCCGTCAAGCTGTCTGTGACCGTAAAGTTGATAAATAA